A stretch of the Campylobacter sp. 19-13652 genome encodes the following:
- a CDS encoding flagellar basal body rod modification protein: protein MATTDAINSTSALNYTQFTEEKQKATKEAKKLAQAAGTGANPNGQLDKDAFMKLLLTELQYQDPTAPMDTEKMLTQTSQLAALEMQENTNSTMKELASQLKSSANMFAVAALGKMASRGTNEIKIDTAGENYQIPLFFYEPVKQGKVEISDGSGKVLRTIELKEGMVGVEKIDFNGLDDKNNAIEPGNYKVKATYLSQLNSQLTTEYGNYPVESVKFVDGKAKVKVAGEYVDIDSIAEFFQG, encoded by the coding sequence ATGGCAACTACAGATGCGATAAACTCAACAAGCGCACTAAATTACACGCAATTTACCGAAGAAAAGCAAAAGGCGACCAAAGAGGCCAAAAAGTTAGCTCAAGCAGCTGGTACGGGAGCAAATCCTAACGGACAGCTCGATAAGGACGCTTTTATGAAGCTACTTTTAACTGAGCTTCAGTATCAAGACCCAACAGCCCCCATGGATACAGAAAAAATGCTAACGCAGACTAGCCAGCTTGCTGCGCTTGAGATGCAAGAAAATACAAACTCCACGATGAAAGAGCTAGCCAGCCAGCTAAAATCTAGCGCAAATATGTTTGCCGTCGCAGCCCTAGGCAAAATGGCAAGCCGTGGCACAAACGAGATAAAAATAGACACTGCTGGGGAGAATTATCAAATTCCACTATTTTTCTATGAGCCAGTAAAGCAGGGCAAGGTCGAAATAAGCGACGGCTCAGGCAAAGTGCTACGCACAATAGAGCTAAAAGAGGGAATGGTTGGCGTTGAAAAGATAGACTTTAACGGACTTGACGATAAAAATAACGCAATCGAGCCAGGCAATTATAAGGTCAAAGCGACTTATCTAAGTCAGCTAAACTCGCAGCTTACCACAGAATACGGCAACTATCCAGTTGAGAGTGTTAAATTTGTAGATGGCAAAGCAAAGGTTAAAGTGGCTGGAGAATACGTAGATATAGATAGTATAGCAGAGTTTTTTCAAGGCTAA
- a CDS encoding flagellar hook protein FlgE, translating into MVRSFYNGVSGIKTQSFGMDVWANNISNINNVGFKSSTPEYKSIFYQSLALGSMSPVPEEVGLGATKQTTALDMSMGSFQNTDNNLDFAIEGKGFFGVRDGDAGVFYTRAGAFSKDVNDMLVDTHGRYVQGVMNTLTQASLSEEAKARLGQGVSEAYSVAETDEPLSLEGTISDIKLPQYLYQNAKPTTQVKVIGNLDASRQIEPVSSVIDPAAYTYELSDDKSTISIKGTVVPSPTTPNPKKGDNVSVVLKDGSGKESQTTAVLGADGSFEINGYALDWLDPESLSVEASLFGEQEIANVQKVSATVVGTDGSINTLTMKFTKALPQEKDSTTWHLNATITDKNGVELASNESDVVFDGHGIIAEGGSFSVGGVSVNLNSTSNDGSYNGITSAANGEKTLSSKADGFRDGTLERYYANDTGTIYAMFDNGTMIPMARLALYHFQNEQGLMKMGANIYTQTPNSGQAEFWRDSSGEIIYGATIASNKLEMSNVSLATALTEVIATQKAYTASSKSITTSDEILQTTIQMKR; encoded by the coding sequence ATGGTAAGATCTTTTTATAACGGTGTAAGCGGAATAAAGACGCAAAGCTTTGGCATGGACGTATGGGCGAATAATATCTCAAACATAAACAACGTCGGCTTTAAATCCTCAACGCCTGAGTATAAAAGCATATTTTACCAGTCTTTAGCCCTTGGGTCGATGAGTCCAGTGCCAGAGGAGGTGGGGCTAGGTGCGACAAAGCAGACAACAGCGCTAGATATGAGCATGGGTTCATTTCAAAATACCGATAATAATCTTGATTTTGCGATTGAGGGCAAGGGATTTTTTGGCGTCAGAGATGGTGACGCTGGGGTGTTTTATACTAGGGCTGGGGCATTTAGCAAAGATGTAAATGATATGCTAGTAGACACTCATGGCAGGTATGTCCAAGGCGTGATGAATACTCTAACTCAGGCGTCTTTAAGCGAGGAGGCAAAGGCTAGACTAGGGCAGGGTGTGAGCGAGGCTTATAGCGTAGCTGAGACTGATGAGCCGCTTAGCCTAGAAGGGACTATAAGCGATATTAAATTGCCTCAGTATCTTTATCAAAATGCAAAGCCAACCACACAGGTAAAAGTCATCGGAAACCTTGACGCAAGCCGCCAAATCGAGCCAGTAAGCTCAGTGATAGACCCAGCGGCCTACACTTATGAGCTAAGCGATGATAAAAGCACAATAAGCATAAAGGGCACAGTCGTGCCGTCCCCTACCACGCCAAATCCAAAAAAGGGCGATAACGTCTCAGTCGTGCTAAAAGACGGCTCAGGCAAAGAGAGCCAGACCACAGCTGTACTGGGTGCAGACGGCAGCTTTGAGATAAATGGCTATGCGCTTGATTGGCTTGATCCTGAAAGCTTAAGCGTAGAGGCGTCGCTATTTGGCGAACAGGAGATCGCAAACGTGCAAAAAGTAAGCGCTACGGTAGTGGGCACAGACGGCAGTATTAACACTCTTACTATGAAATTTACCAAAGCCCTTCCGCAGGAAAAGGACAGCACCACATGGCATTTAAACGCTACCATAACGGACAAAAACGGCGTAGAGCTAGCCAGCAATGAATCAGATGTAGTCTTTGATGGACATGGCATCATAGCAGAGGGTGGAAGCTTTAGCGTGGGCGGAGTGAGTGTAAATTTAAATAGCACGAGCAATGATGGCAGCTATAATGGTATAACAAGCGCTGCAAATGGTGAAAAGACCCTAAGCTCAAAAGCAGACGGCTTTAGAGACGGCACGCTAGAACGCTACTACGCAAACGACACAGGTACAATATATGCGATGTTTGATAATGGCACGATGATACCTATGGCTAGGCTTGCGCTTTATCACTTTCAAAACGAGCAAGGGCTTATGAAAATGGGCGCAAATATCTACACGCAAACGCCAAATTCAGGGCAGGCTGAGTTTTGGCGCGATAGTAGCGGAGAGATAATTTATGGCGCGACAATTGCTTCAAACAAGCTTGAGATGAGTAATGTAAGCCTAGCCACCGCACTAACAGAGGTAATAGCCACCCAAAAAGCCTACACCGCAAGCTCAAAAAGCATTACAACAAGCGATGAGATACTCCAAACCACCATACAGATGAAAAGATAA
- a CDS encoding CZB domain-containing protein produces the protein MIDHIVFKQTGYSKLLNQDFTPLSDHFNCRLGKWLASTGKEAFGATHTFKQIDAPHSAVHTIINGVLTGASESFSQEYVNGAIKKFEVAEGESMKLFSLFDKMLSERIEAIKKK, from the coding sequence ATGATAGATCATATAGTCTTTAAGCAAACTGGCTACTCAAAGCTATTAAATCAGGATTTCACTCCACTAAGCGATCACTTTAATTGTCGCTTAGGCAAATGGCTAGCAAGCACTGGCAAGGAGGCTTTTGGTGCTACTCATACCTTTAAGCAAATTGACGCTCCACATTCAGCCGTACACACTATCATAAACGGCGTACTAACTGGCGCTAGTGAAAGTTTTAGCCAAGAGTATGTAAATGGTGCTATCAAAAAATTTGAAGTGGCTGAGGGTGAGAGTATGAAGCTATTTAGCCTATTTGATAAAATGCTATCTGAAAGAATTGAAGCAATAAAGAAAAAATAA
- a CDS encoding low temperature requirement protein A, translated as MLKKLLYQRQMSGRDIAEIGRVATPLELLFDLVYVVAIASAASGLHHALAHHHIGSGLLSYALAFFCIFWAWMNFTWFASAFDTDDVSFRLAAMVQMFGSIVFAAGVEAFFKSEPDLSMGFIGFVIMRLALAYQWLRAATQAPAHRKTAIAYAVGIIIMQAFWGVFLLLPQEYFAVVILLCLGELSVPAIAEKCFGATPWHAHHITERYGLLVIIVLGEGVLGSLNSISALAKSDIIGAGVVGFGALLIVFMLWWFYFSGASKGHLYHKKRSLGQIFFVAYEHYFIFAAMASVGAALEIVADALKPDSHTSALYAICALSVSVCASLFFSTIMAISAKAYSNLKLIALISPLFAMTGVAIVAALGNLAAGIYTVALAPIISIAILSIAGNKDASHH; from the coding sequence ATGCTGAAAAAATTACTATACCAGCGGCAAATGAGCGGTAGGGATATCGCAGAAATAGGCAGGGTTGCTACGCCGCTTGAGCTGCTTTTTGATTTAGTTTACGTAGTTGCCATAGCTTCGGCTGCGAGTGGGCTTCATCACGCCCTAGCACACCACCATATAGGCTCTGGATTGCTTAGCTATGCACTGGCGTTTTTTTGCATTTTTTGGGCGTGGATGAACTTTACCTGGTTTGCCTCGGCCTTTGATACAGATGATGTGAGCTTTAGGCTAGCAGCCATGGTGCAGATGTTTGGCTCGATTGTCTTTGCAGCTGGAGTTGAGGCGTTTTTTAAGAGTGAGCCTGATTTATCCATGGGATTTATAGGCTTTGTGATTATGCGCCTAGCACTGGCATATCAGTGGCTACGAGCCGCCACACAAGCCCCAGCGCATAGAAAAACAGCCATAGCGTATGCGGTTGGTATAATTATTATGCAAGCTTTTTGGGGAGTATTTTTACTACTTCCTCAGGAGTATTTTGCTGTGGTTATTTTACTCTGCCTTGGAGAGCTTAGCGTACCAGCAATCGCTGAAAAGTGCTTTGGCGCAACGCCGTGGCATGCACACCATATCACTGAGCGTTACGGGCTTTTGGTGATTATCGTCCTTGGCGAAGGGGTGCTTGGCTCGCTTAACTCTATCTCGGCACTTGCTAAAAGCGACATAATTGGCGCTGGGGTGGTTGGTTTTGGTGCACTTTTGATAGTATTTATGCTATGGTGGTTTTACTTTAGTGGCGCTAGCAAGGGACATTTGTATCACAAAAAGCGAAGTCTGGGACAGATATTTTTTGTCGCTTATGAGCATTATTTTATCTTTGCTGCCATGGCTAGCGTTGGGGCGGCACTTGAGATTGTAGCTGATGCGCTAAAGCCAGACTCGCACACGAGCGCACTTTATGCTATTTGCGCTCTAAGCGTTAGCGTTTGCGCCTCTTTATTCTTTAGCACAATCATGGCAATCAGCGCAAAAGCCTACAGCAATCTTAAGCTAATCGCCCTAATCTCTCCGCTTTTTGCAATGACTGGCGTGGCGATAGTGGCGGCTTTAGGCAATTTAGCAGCTGGGATATACACGGTGGCTTTGGCGCCTATTATTTCGATTGCAATTTTAAGCATAGCAGGCAATAAAGACGCAAGCCACCATTAG
- a CDS encoding pirin family protein, translated as MRKVREVFKARTPHWVGDGFYVNSVFHHLSDRFKTDPFLMLDYAAPQYYKPREEALRGVGEHPHKGFETVTIAYHGEVAHRDSSGGGGVIKPGDVQWMTAGAGVVHQEFHSKEFSARGGLFEMVQLWVNLPAKFKNTPPRYQHLAKDSIPVLSLANGAGSARIIAGDFMGAKGAAMTFSPMDVIDVALNEGGKMSFKSKSDYSLSVVVLSGTVSVNDGETKASNAELVSFESGEGEVRLEALGSEAKLLILAGKPLNEPVVGYGPFVMNSEEEIAQAIEDYRAGRFGEIVQG; from the coding sequence ATGAGAAAAGTAAGAGAAGTATTTAAAGCACGCACTCCGCACTGGGTTGGAGATGGATTTTATGTAAACTCGGTCTTTCATCACTTAAGTGATAGGTTTAAGACTGATCCATTTTTAATGCTTGATTATGCAGCGCCACAGTACTATAAGCCACGTGAAGAGGCTTTGCGAGGGGTTGGCGAGCATCCGCACAAGGGTTTTGAGACTGTTACGATAGCTTATCATGGTGAGGTTGCTCACAGGGATAGTAGCGGTGGTGGTGGCGTAATAAAGCCTGGTGATGTGCAGTGGATGACAGCTGGTGCAGGAGTGGTGCATCAGGAGTTTCATAGTAAGGAATTTAGTGCGCGTGGCGGGCTTTTTGAGATGGTGCAGCTGTGGGTCAATCTGCCTGCTAAATTTAAAAACACTCCCCCACGCTATCAGCATCTAGCAAAAGATAGTATACCTGTCTTAAGCCTAGCTAATGGCGCAGGCAGCGCTCGTATCATAGCTGGGGATTTTATGGGCGCAAAGGGCGCAGCGATGACATTTAGCCCTATGGACGTCATTGACGTGGCTTTAAATGAGGGCGGAAAAATGAGCTTTAAAAGCAAGTCAGACTACTCTTTAAGCGTCGTCGTACTAAGCGGTACCGTAAGCGTAAATGACGGCGAGACTAAGGCGTCTAATGCCGAATTAGTAAGCTTTGAAAGCGGCGAGGGAGAAGTGCGACTAGAGGCGCTTGGTAGCGAGGCAAAGCTGCTAATCCTAGCAGGCAAGCCGCTAAATGAGCCTGTGGTGGGCTATGGGCCATTTGTGATGAATAGCGAGGAGGAGATCGCTCAGGCGATTGAGGACTACCGCGCTGGGCGATTTGGCGAGATCGTGCAGGGGTAG
- a CDS encoding response regulator encodes MRLYLSENWYTDIFNTLNNKQKIRKDIQIDNNNSIPKDALSPNTTSKSTISINQLPPQTQKQQPDKESQKLFEAVAKEIVNINQIMVNNVSSEYSKGQIQAVFIERPTLQRHYTLYDGDVLDSAHFESTHDSEYSYSIKESTDYFFKTTDKFKSFFHTSYLNYTINDYARSEYLQTDFGEVKVFLDIFDNNDAFKMGDITQNVLLLGFDSNGDGLLNSDDKLFSKLKVRGYDKDGNEKIAKLSDVVSQVDLEKFIKTDYKDVLKNFKDSYANKYVNSREIDETSDPYKLFFKAEYRYKRVDDDETKKFFEAYADEDGWVDLKKNSQIFDKINNFAYVKSGLDGELRLSEFNSFASRHEPLKGEVAYAQNQTKNFLTFYNDYQKAKQEHQELLNKIMASGANLPEQEAQAAQALLKFSDELGGSAKMIAMQNDFRKNTGIEFSEQNLEKLKAMFLSDPKKAAQVMNDLDSVVAMKLNQNGTITLKFDSGREIMVNELFTDTGKLNTIGGKRVGINLKAKQMSDEEINKLDFEKVGIITNENGKEEITSLKDLGVKAIRNFGVKGFILVLNSGKQIYGKDLFNIMFLDDKTNKKEIKEEDRFYKKVDMWA; translated from the coding sequence ATGCGTCTTTATTTATCAGAAAACTGGTACACAGATATTTTTAATACTCTTAACAACAAACAAAAGATCAGAAAAGACATACAAATCGATAATAATAACTCTATCCCTAAAGACGCTCTTAGCCCAAATACGACCAGCAAAAGCACCATAAGTATAAATCAACTTCCACCACAAACTCAGAAGCAACAACCAGACAAAGAAAGCCAAAAACTTTTTGAAGCTGTAGCAAAAGAAATTGTTAATATAAATCAAATTATGGTCAATAATGTCAGTTCAGAATACTCAAAAGGTCAGATACAAGCCGTTTTTATTGAAAGACCAACACTACAAAGGCATTATACTCTTTATGATGGTGATGTTTTAGATAGCGCCCATTTTGAATCAACTCACGATTCAGAATATTCTTACAGCATTAAAGAATCAACAGACTATTTTTTTAAAACTACAGATAAGTTTAAAAGCTTTTTCCATACAAGTTACCTTAATTACACCATAAACGACTACGCTCGCTCAGAATATCTACAAACAGACTTTGGAGAAGTCAAGGTCTTTTTAGATATTTTTGATAATAATGATGCCTTTAAAATGGGAGATATTACGCAAAATGTCTTACTCCTTGGCTTTGATAGCAATGGCGATGGGTTATTAAACTCTGATGATAAGCTCTTTAGCAAGCTAAAGGTAAGGGGCTATGATAAAGATGGCAATGAGAAAATTGCAAAGCTATCTGATGTGGTAAGTCAGGTAGATCTAGAGAAATTTATAAAAACAGACTATAAAGACGTATTAAAAAACTTTAAAGATAGCTATGCCAACAAATATGTCAATAGCAGAGAAATAGACGAAACTTCAGATCCATACAAGCTGTTTTTTAAAGCCGAGTATAGATATAAGCGCGTAGACGATGATGAAACAAAGAAATTCTTTGAAGCCTATGCTGATGAAGATGGATGGGTGGATCTAAAAAAGAATAGCCAAATCTTTGATAAGATTAATAACTTTGCATATGTAAAAAGCGGACTTGATGGCGAGCTTAGACTTAGTGAGTTTAACTCATTCGCCAGTCGCCACGAGCCACTTAAAGGCGAAGTAGCCTACGCACAAAATCAAACTAAAAACTTCTTAACTTTCTATAACGACTATCAAAAGGCAAAACAGGAACATCAGGAGCTGCTTAATAAAATAATGGCATCTGGAGCAAATTTACCAGAGCAAGAAGCCCAAGCCGCTCAAGCGCTGCTAAAATTTTCAGACGAGCTAGGTGGCTCTGCTAAGATGATCGCTATGCAAAATGATTTTAGAAAAAATACAGGGATTGAGTTTAGCGAGCAAAACCTAGAAAAGCTAAAGGCGATGTTTTTAAGCGATCCTAAAAAGGCAGCACAGGTTATGAATGACCTTGATAGCGTAGTGGCTATGAAGCTAAACCAAAATGGCACTATTACGCTTAAATTTGATAGTGGTAGAGAGATAATGGTAAATGAGCTATTTACTGATACTGGCAAGCTAAATACAATTGGTGGTAAGAGGGTGGGCATAAATTTAAAAGCTAAGCAGATGAGCGATGAGGAGATTAATAAGCTCGATTTTGAAAAGGTAGGCATAATCACAAATGAAAATGGCAAGGAGGAGATAACATCTCTTAAAGACCTGGGCGTAAAGGCTATTAGAAACTTTGGTGTAAAAGGCTTTATTTTGGTTCTAAATAGCGGCAAGCAGATATACGGCAAGGATCTTTTTAACATAATGTTCCTTGATGACAAGACAAACAAAAAAGAGATAAAAGAGGAGGATAGGTTTTATAAAAAAGTGGATATGTGGGCGTGA
- a CDS encoding co-chaperone YbbN, producing the protein MKEIDFEQFEQEFKSGVKVFYFGAPWCRDCKFAKPILEELAGKFADRASFFAIDVDKEEGVRDAMGIRHIPTILFVRDGAEQGQRLVEPKSREAIEARLAELLK; encoded by the coding sequence ATGAAAGAGATTGATTTTGAGCAGTTTGAGCAGGAGTTTAAAAGTGGCGTAAAGGTATTTTACTTTGGTGCGCCGTGGTGCAGGGATTGTAAATTCGCCAAGCCGATTTTAGAAGAGCTTGCTGGCAAATTCGCTGATAGAGCGAGCTTTTTTGCTATTGATGTGGATAAGGAGGAGGGCGTGCGGGACGCAATGGGCATACGCCATATTCCGACGATTTTATTCGTGCGTGATGGAGCCGAGCAGGGGCAAAGGCTAGTCGAGCCAAAAAGCCGCGAAGCGATCGAAGCTAGGCTGGCGGAGCTTTTAAAATAG
- a CDS encoding NAD(P)H-dependent oxidoreductase, whose product MGLLDNSKKVAFIQASGSDYTRDIKYVNLDFAPHYVRSIFVLMGISETWVIRAQGLSLRATDKAAVIASAKAEIKQALSEFGALE is encoded by the coding sequence GTGGGGCTGCTGGATAATAGCAAAAAAGTAGCCTTCATCCAAGCTAGTGGCAGCGACTATACACGTGATATAAAATACGTAAATCTCGACTTTGCGCCGCATTATGTGCGCTCAATCTTTGTATTAATGGGCATAAGCGAGACTTGGGTGATTAGAGCGCAGGGGCTAAGCTTGAGAGCGACCGATAAAGCTGCTGTAATCGCAAGCGCAAAGGCTGAGATAAAGCAGGCTCTGAGCGAGTTTGGGGCGTTAGAGTAG
- a CDS encoding NAD(P)H-dependent oxidoreductase, whose amino-acid sequence MKSLIINAHPDFASDTHASVALAHYAKSLLPDADVLNLYGEYIPRIDADMLKAWQSGEQTAAIKRQNELLEQFLASDVVLVFMPLHNFGVTSALKDYYT is encoded by the coding sequence TTGAAATCGCTTATAATAAATGCTCACCCAGATTTTGCTAGCGACACTCACGCTAGCGTTGCCCTAGCCCACTATGCCAAAAGCCTGCTGCCAGATGCAGACGTACTAAATTTATACGGCGAGTATATCCCACGCATAGACGCTGACATGCTAAAAGCGTGGCAAAGCGGCGAGCAAACAGCGGCAATAAAGCGGCAAAATGAGCTTTTAGAGCAGTTTTTGGCTAGCGATGTGGTGCTAGTTTTTATGCCGCTACATAACTTTGGCGTAACGTCGGCTTTAAAGGATTATTATACATAA
- a CDS encoding aminotransferase class III-fold pyridoxal phosphate-dependent enzyme, with amino-acid sequence MHPLSRLDLATFFHPCSQMSEYTKRPPIIVDHAQGAYYYDTNGRAILDGISSWWVNNLGHCYPPIANAISDQSKRLAQGMLAGFSNEPIIRLSQNLVRITPPNLKKCFYGDSGSSAVEIALKLAFHATAIDDGWASGTASEASYTASFAAAKLSQKDAHAGKGLDNANEWASQTEAQTSHLNLNNPSQSPQSSHANAHSQAQPHPHTPPQNQPKPLKDLYLCLSNSYHGETLGALSLSDVGIYKSVYTPLLFRPLVTPAPNRSLGVSEEQAKAELIRTLGVHSGRIAAFIAEPLLQCAGGMNMYPASFLEFAVRECRARGIYVIFDEIATGFGRTGKMFALEHLAPDATPDMICLSKGLTGGFLPLSVVVMSDEIYYKFYAPYGTGRDFLHSHSYAGNALACVAANAVIESFERESVLERVRELGGVLKREWARLERIKGVQNVRVLGMVAAFELDLEQLKFWQNGVSSNLSQSPDSWAPSQTNTSTNTPTNDEPKPRFSIDFFWRCIERGLFLRPLGNTIYFMPPYCINADEITSVVGIIAEIIAFYERG; translated from the coding sequence ATGCACCCACTTTCACGCTTAGACCTAGCCACATTCTTTCACCCTTGTTCGCAGATGAGCGAATACACCAAGCGTCCACCCATCATCGTAGATCACGCACAGGGCGCATACTACTACGACACAAACGGGCGTGCGATACTTGACGGCATTAGTAGCTGGTGGGTCAATAATCTCGGACACTGCTACCCCCCAATCGCCAACGCCATCAGCGACCAGAGCAAACGCCTAGCCCAGGGTATGCTAGCAGGCTTTAGCAACGAGCCAATCATCCGCCTAAGCCAAAATCTCGTGCGCATCACGCCGCCAAATTTAAAAAAGTGCTTCTACGGAGACAGCGGCTCATCAGCAGTCGAAATAGCGCTTAAACTAGCCTTTCACGCCACCGCAATAGACGACGGCTGGGCGAGTGGCACGGCTAGCGAAGCTAGCTACACGGCCAGCTTTGCCGCTGCTAAGCTAAGCCAGAAAGACGCCCACGCAGGCAAAGGGCTAGACAACGCAAACGAATGGGCAAGCCAAACAGAAGCTCAAACTAGTCATTTAAATTTAAACAATCCCAGCCAAAGCCCACAATCTAGCCACGCAAACGCCCATTCGCAAGCCCAGCCACACCCACACACCCCGCCACAAAACCAGCCCAAGCCGCTAAAAGATCTCTATCTGTGCCTTTCAAACAGCTACCACGGCGAGACGCTGGGCGCACTTAGCCTGAGCGATGTCGGCATTTACAAGTCAGTCTATACGCCCCTGCTCTTTCGTCCGCTCGTTACCCCCGCGCCAAACCGCAGCCTAGGCGTGAGCGAGGAGCAGGCAAAAGCCGAGCTGATCCGCACGCTGGGCGTCCACTCTGGACGCATAGCCGCCTTTATCGCCGAGCCGCTGCTACAGTGTGCTGGCGGGATGAATATGTACCCAGCTAGCTTTTTGGAATTTGCCGTGCGTGAGTGCCGTGCGCGCGGTATTTACGTCATCTTTGATGAGATCGCCACTGGCTTTGGACGCACGGGCAAGATGTTTGCGCTTGAGCATTTAGCTCCAGACGCCACGCCTGATATGATCTGCCTTTCAAAGGGGCTTACTGGTGGGTTTTTGCCACTTTCGGTGGTGGTGATGAGTGATGAGATTTATTATAAATTCTACGCTCCATACGGCACTGGGCGGGACTTTTTGCACTCGCACAGCTACGCTGGCAATGCCCTAGCCTGCGTCGCGGCAAACGCTGTGATTGAGAGCTTTGAGCGTGAGAGCGTGCTTGAGCGAGTGAGAGAGCTTGGCGGAGTTTTAAAGCGTGAGTGGGCTAGGCTAGAGCGGATAAAGGGCGTGCAAAACGTGCGTGTGCTGGGTATGGTGGCGGCTTTTGAGTTGGATTTAGAGCAGCTTAAATTCTGGCAAAACGGCGTTAGTTCAAATTTGAGCCAAAGCCCTGATAGCTGGGCGCCTAGTCAAACTAACACTAGCACTAACACGCCAACAAACGACGAGCCAAAGCCACGCTTTAGCATTGATTTTTTCTGGCGGTGCATAGAGCGTGGGCTGTTTTTGCGTCCGCTTGGCAATACCATCTATTTTATGCCGCCATACTGCATTAATGCAGACGAGATCACAAGCGTCGTGGGCATCATAGCCGAGATTATTGCCTTTTACGAGCGTGGTTAG